One Methanobacterium sp. genomic region harbors:
- a CDS encoding PIN domain-containing protein: MIPAQFHVDILAELERILPNYTFMVPSFVTRELETIKKRSKGKDRIAASVALKLIESSNINVIDVDLKYKERVDDALLRISKVLCTNDRGLQKRARNKELTVVYLRQKKYLAVEGYLGL, translated from the coding sequence ATGATACCCGCTCAATTTCATGTTGATATTTTAGCAGAACTTGAGCGAATTCTACCAAATTACACATTTATGGTTCCGTCATTTGTTACCCGCGAACTTGAAACTATAAAGAAGAGATCAAAGGGAAAAGACAGAATTGCAGCATCAGTTGCCCTTAAACTAATAGAGTCATCTAATATCAATGTAATTGATGTTGATTTAAAATATAAAGAACGAGTTGACGACGCGTTACTTCGAATATCCAAAGTGTTGTGTACAAATGATCGTGGACTTCAGAAAAGGGCACGAAATAAAGAATTGACTGTTGTATATCTACGTCAGAAGAAATATCTGGCAGTTGAAGGATATTTAGGTTTATAA
- the eif2g gene encoding translation initiation factor IF-2 subunit gamma has protein sequence MKVQSEVNIGLVGHVDHGKTTLTKALSGIWTDTHSEETKRGISIRLGYADITFRQCTDCPEPQCYTTALVCEHCGKETEVLRKVSFVDSPGHETLMATMLSGAAIMDGAVLVIAANEPCPQPQTKEHLMALDVIGVKDVIVVQNKIDIVSKERAIESYDEIKEFVKGTCAEDAPIIPISAQQGANVDILIETIQERIQTPERLLDKPAKMYVARSFDINKPGCIPAKIDGGVIGGSLAQGKLKVGDKLEIKPGIQVKKKGKTSWMSLHSEITGLVAAGKAVDEVGPGGLIAVGTKLDPALTKADSLSGSVAGEPETLPPILHDFAMATHLLERVVGTKEERVVEPIKSSEPLMINIGTTTTIGVVTSARKNEVDVKLKLPVCAESGQRVALSRRVGARWRLIGYGIIK, from the coding sequence GTGAAAGTACAATCTGAAGTAAATATAGGGCTCGTAGGACACGTTGACCACGGTAAAACTACACTTACAAAGGCCTTATCAGGTATATGGACCGATACTCACAGTGAAGAAACAAAAAGAGGAATTTCAATAAGATTAGGTTATGCTGACATAACCTTTAGACAGTGTACCGACTGTCCAGAACCTCAATGTTATACCACAGCCCTTGTATGTGAACATTGTGGTAAAGAAACTGAAGTATTGAGGAAAGTGTCATTTGTAGATTCTCCTGGACACGAAACACTCATGGCAACAATGTTATCTGGTGCAGCGATAATGGATGGAGCAGTGTTAGTAATAGCTGCCAACGAACCATGTCCTCAACCGCAAACAAAAGAACACCTTATGGCTTTAGATGTTATAGGGGTCAAAGACGTCATAGTAGTCCAAAATAAAATTGATATAGTCTCTAAAGAAAGAGCTATAGAAAGTTATGATGAAATAAAGGAATTTGTAAAGGGTACCTGTGCAGAAGATGCACCTATAATACCTATATCAGCTCAACAGGGCGCCAATGTAGATATTTTAATTGAAACTATTCAGGAAAGAATTCAAACTCCTGAAAGATTACTCGATAAACCCGCCAAAATGTATGTTGCAAGATCTTTTGATATCAACAAACCTGGTTGTATTCCTGCAAAAATAGATGGTGGAGTTATAGGCGGTTCCTTAGCTCAAGGAAAACTTAAAGTAGGGGATAAACTGGAAATTAAGCCAGGGATTCAGGTTAAAAAGAAAGGAAAAACCTCATGGATGAGCTTACACTCTGAAATCACAGGTTTAGTTGCAGCAGGTAAAGCTGTAGACGAAGTAGGGCCCGGGGGCCTTATAGCTGTTGGTACTAAACTAGATCCAGCATTAACTAAAGCAGATTCTTTATCTGGATCAGTTGCAGGAGAACCAGAGACACTTCCACCAATACTGCATGATTTCGCAATGGCAACTCATCTTCTTGAAAGGGTAGTAGGTACAAAAGAAGAAAGAGTAGTGGAACCTATAAAATCTTCAGAACCACTCATGATTAACATTGGAACAACAACAACAATTGGTGTCGTAACAAGTGCCAGAAAAAACGAAGTGGATGTAAAACTTAAATTACCTGTTTGTGCAGAATCTGGCCAGAGAGTCGCTTTAAGCCGACGTGTTGGTGCAAGATGGAGGTTAATTGGATATGGTATCATCAAATAA
- a CDS encoding 30S ribosomal protein S6e produces MAFKLVISEGAKSHQVEVDAAQSKKLNGLKIGEEIDASLVGLDGYKLKITGGSDKNGFPMRKDVDGQRKIRSLLSGGLGFEPKRAGQRRRKTLRGNTISDNIVQINTIVTEKGSKSIDELLGAEEAE; encoded by the coding sequence TTGGCATTTAAATTAGTCATTTCAGAAGGCGCAAAGAGTCATCAAGTAGAAGTTGATGCAGCACAATCAAAAAAATTAAACGGCTTAAAAATTGGCGAAGAAATAGATGCTTCTTTAGTCGGTTTAGATGGTTACAAACTTAAAATAACCGGTGGAAGCGATAAAAATGGCTTCCCTATGAGAAAAGATGTTGACGGACAGAGAAAAATAAGAAGTCTCTTATCAGGCGGCCTTGGATTTGAACCAAAAAGAGCTGGACAGAGAAGAAGAAAAACGCTCCGTGGAAACACAATATCTGATAATATAGTTCAAATTAATACAATTGTCACAGAAAAAGGCAGTAAAAGTATAGATGAACTTTTAGGCGCTGAAGAAGCTGAATAA